A portion of the Pedobacter cryoconitis genome contains these proteins:
- a CDS encoding head GIN domain-containing protein produces MMKSNFLLKSTLLLLITATFSAFTLKAQNTKNVALNNVSGVSVHAGIDLFITQGNTESAKIVASSNFIDEVVIENNGGNVRVSWKDNQGSRFLKNKSAKVYITYKKLNSIAASSGSSLKTENTLKTDALDAKVSSGASMSASIVCKDLQIKSSSGASSSFSGTASNLDVKASSGANVSALELKTDYANAAASSGGDIEINVSKALETTSSSGGSINYKGGASLKNNSSRSGNVNRIN; encoded by the coding sequence ATGATGAAATCGAATTTTTTACTCAAATCAACATTGCTTTTACTGATCACTGCTACATTCAGTGCGTTTACTTTAAAGGCTCAAAATACTAAAAACGTAGCCTTAAATAATGTTTCCGGGGTAAGTGTCCATGCAGGAATTGATTTATTTATTACACAGGGCAATACAGAATCTGCTAAAATCGTAGCCAGTAGTAATTTTATCGATGAAGTCGTGATCGAAAATAACGGAGGAAATGTAAGAGTGAGCTGGAAAGATAATCAGGGTTCAAGGTTTTTGAAAAATAAAAGCGCTAAGGTGTATATTACTTATAAAAAGTTGAATAGTATAGCTGCAAGCAGTGGAAGTTCTTTAAAGACTGAAAATACTTTAAAGACTGATGCTTTAGATGCGAAGGTTTCTTCTGGTGCGAGTATGTCTGCGAGTATCGTTTGTAAGGATCTTCAGATAAAATCAAGCAGCGGGGCATCCTCTTCTTTTTCCGGAACAGCGTCCAATCTGGATGTTAAAGCAAGTTCTGGCGCTAATGTGAGCGCTTTAGAACTAAAAACTGACTATGCAAATGCGGCGGCCAGTTCTGGTGGAGATATTGAAATCAATGTGTCAAAAGCATTGGAAACTACTTCAAGCAGTGGTGGTAGTATCAATTATAAAGGAGGGGCAAGTTTAAAAAACAACTCTTCCAGAAGTGGCAATGTGAACAGGATAAATTAA
- a CDS encoding phosphoribosyltransferase family protein → MADSQLLILDKKQIQQKINRMAYQILEDNLNEKEIVLAGIWDRGYKLALRLKTVLQEISDLTVTMLRIDLEKENSCLKATTDVEPAKVKNKVIILVDDVLNSGKTLAYGFGVFLNTPHKKIRTVVLVDRSHKIYPVATDFVGLQMATVLKEHVDVVLDVAGQEDGVYLS, encoded by the coding sequence ATGGCCGATTCACAATTACTTATTCTAGATAAAAAACAAATTCAACAGAAAATTAACCGTATGGCTTATCAAATCCTGGAGGATAATTTAAATGAGAAGGAAATCGTACTTGCAGGCATATGGGACAGAGGATATAAACTTGCACTGAGACTGAAAACAGTTTTACAGGAAATCTCTGACCTGACTGTAACTATGCTTAGGATTGATCTGGAAAAAGAGAACAGTTGCCTCAAAGCAACCACAGACGTGGAACCAGCTAAAGTGAAAAATAAAGTGATCATTCTTGTTGACGATGTATTGAACAGTGGTAAAACCCTTGCTTATGGCTTTGGTGTATTCCTGAATACTCCGCATAAAAAGATCCGCACCGTTGTACTGGTGGACAGAAGTCATAAAATATACCCGGTAGCAACCGATTTCGTAGGTCTGCAGATGGCCACTGTATTAAAAGAGCATGTAGATGTCGTTCTTGACGTAGCAGGGCAGGAGGATGGTGTTTATTTAAGCTAA